Proteins from one Chitinivorax sp. B genomic window:
- a CDS encoding glycine zipper domain-containing protein has product MFKQLACVLATVGLMASTVASAGEIDGTAVIGGAVGGALGTAIGSQVGGRDGAIIGGAIGGATGAAVGSNVSKRREARVVREREVVYVDRKGHRGRGRGHRHHRHHHDD; this is encoded by the coding sequence ATGTTCAAACAGCTTGCATGCGTCTTAGCCACCGTTGGCCTGATGGCCAGCACAGTCGCCAGTGCGGGCGAAATTGACGGGACCGCTGTGATCGGCGGCGCAGTCGGCGGTGCCTTGGGTACTGCAATCGGCAGCCAGGTTGGTGGCCGAGATGGCGCAATCATCGGTGGTGCGATTGGTGGTGCCACTGGCGCTGCAGTCGGCTCCAACGTGTCGAAGCGTCGAGAGGCCCGTGTTGTGCGTGAACGTGAAGTGGTGTATGTCGACCGCAAGGGCCACCGTGGCCGTGGGCGCGGACATCGTCATCATCGTCACCACCACGACGATTGA
- the aroQ gene encoding gamma subclass chorismate mutase AroQ, whose protein sequence is MLALMNERLKLMPDVARYKWNDQSPVEDLPREKIILDGLVKQAAEAKVAPELATTFFRAQIEAAKVIQRKLIDDWRQSQPGRFEDIPDLKTEIRPRLDDLTAKLIQALARNQATLADPTKRQIVATAAKRWVPASNWGDAAYTATQPLLTAR, encoded by the coding sequence TTGTTGGCGCTGATGAACGAACGCCTGAAGCTGATGCCCGATGTCGCCCGCTACAAGTGGAATGACCAGTCCCCGGTAGAGGATTTGCCACGTGAAAAAATAATTCTGGATGGCTTGGTGAAACAGGCAGCGGAAGCCAAGGTTGCGCCGGAGCTGGCGACCACCTTTTTCCGCGCCCAGATCGAAGCCGCCAAGGTGATCCAGCGCAAATTGATTGATGATTGGCGCCAAAGCCAACCAGGCCGATTCGAGGATATTCCAGATCTGAAAACCGAAATTCGCCCACGCCTGGACGACCTGACAGCCAAGCTGATCCAGGCACTTGCCCGTAATCAGGCTACCCTGGCTGACCCGACCAAGCGACAGATTGTGGCTACAGCTGCAAAACGTTGGGTGCCAGCCAGCAATTGGGGAGATGCGGCATACACCGCAACCCAGCCCTTGCTGACTGCCCGATAA
- a CDS encoding nitrite/sulfite reductase yields the protein MYIYDEIDQRIVDERVAQFRDQTRRYLSGELTDDEFRPLRLQNGLYIQRHAPMLRVAIPYGELNTHQLRKLAHIARTYDRGYGHFSTRQNIQFNWPALEAVPDILAELATVQMHAIQTSGNCIRNTTTDQFAGVTADELIDPRPYCELIRQWSTFHPEFAHLPRKFKIAVNGAVDDRAAVWVHDIGLNLHKDSDGKVGFQVIVGGGLGRTPIIGSAIREFLPREHLLTYLDAVLRVYNRFGRRDNKYKARIKILVKALSPEVFAQKVEEEWAHLKDGPATVPQDEFDRLMSFFQGPAYEKLPVEDVGFRTAVASNKAFSKWVERNVRAHKVPGYAAVTLSLKATGPAPGDATADQLDTVADLADQYSFGELRVSHEQNLILADVKQADLLTLWEKAKAIGFATPNIGLLTDMICCPGGDFCSLANAKSIPVAEAIQQRFEDLDYLYDIGDLDLNISGCMNSCGHHHIGHIGILGVDKNGEEWYQVSIGGAQGNRASLGKVIGPSFARADMPDVIEKLIHVYLNKRHEDERFIDTVRRVGIEPFKEHVYAKAH from the coding sequence ATGTACATCTACGACGAAATCGATCAGCGAATCGTCGATGAACGCGTCGCCCAATTTCGAGATCAGACTCGCCGCTATCTGAGTGGTGAACTGACTGATGACGAGTTCCGCCCGTTGCGCTTACAAAATGGCCTTTACATTCAGCGTCATGCCCCGATGCTGCGGGTTGCCATTCCATATGGTGAGTTGAACACCCACCAGTTGCGCAAACTGGCTCACATTGCACGAACCTATGACCGTGGCTATGGCCATTTCAGCACCCGCCAGAACATTCAATTCAACTGGCCTGCGCTGGAGGCAGTACCGGACATTCTGGCCGAACTGGCCACAGTGCAGATGCATGCAATCCAGACGTCGGGTAACTGTATCCGCAACACCACGACCGATCAGTTCGCCGGCGTAACGGCAGATGAGCTCATTGATCCGCGCCCTTACTGTGAACTGATTCGCCAATGGTCGACTTTTCACCCCGAATTCGCCCATTTGCCGCGAAAGTTCAAGATCGCAGTCAATGGAGCCGTCGATGATCGTGCAGCAGTATGGGTACACGATATCGGGTTGAACCTGCACAAGGATTCCGATGGCAAGGTTGGTTTTCAGGTCATCGTAGGCGGCGGCTTGGGCCGTACACCCATCATCGGTTCCGCTATTCGCGAATTCCTGCCACGGGAGCACCTGCTGACTTATCTGGATGCTGTATTGCGCGTCTATAACCGGTTTGGCAGACGGGACAACAAGTACAAAGCCCGCATCAAGATTCTGGTCAAGGCACTCAGCCCCGAAGTCTTTGCGCAAAAAGTCGAAGAGGAGTGGGCACATCTCAAGGACGGTCCAGCCACGGTACCGCAGGATGAATTCGATCGCCTGATGTCGTTCTTCCAAGGACCCGCTTACGAAAAATTACCGGTGGAAGATGTAGGGTTCCGCACGGCCGTTGCATCGAACAAGGCTTTCAGCAAGTGGGTTGAACGTAACGTACGAGCCCATAAAGTACCCGGCTATGCAGCCGTGACCTTATCATTGAAAGCCACCGGCCCTGCCCCAGGTGATGCCACCGCCGATCAACTGGACACCGTTGCAGACTTGGCAGATCAATACAGTTTTGGCGAATTGCGCGTCAGCCACGAGCAGAACCTGATTCTGGCCGATGTCAAACAAGCAGACCTGCTCACTTTATGGGAAAAGGCCAAAGCCATCGGTTTTGCTACCCCCAATATCGGCTTGCTGACTGACATGATCTGCTGCCCGGGGGGGGATTTCTGCTCACTGGCCAATGCCAAGTCCATCCCCGTGGCTGAAGCCATTCAGCAACGTTTTGAAGATCTGGATTACCTGTATGACATTGGTGACCTGGATCTGAACATTTCCGGCTGTATGAACTCCTGCGGTCATCATCATATTGGTCACATTGGCATTCTCGGTGTCGATAAAAATGGAGAAGAGTGGTACCAGGTTTCAATTGGCGGCGCCCAAGGCAATCGCGCTTCGTTAGGCAAGGTGATCGGCCCCAGCTTTGCCCGTGCTGACATGCCCGATGTCATTGAAAAGCTGATTCATGTTTATCTGAACAAGCGTCACGAAGATGAACGGTTCATCGATACCGTCCGCCGTGTCGGTATCGAGCCATTCAAGGAACATGTCTATGCCAAAGCTCATTAA
- a CDS encoding aminotransferase class I/II-fold pyridoxal phosphate-dependent enzyme → MRIETLAVHGGYSPDPTTKAVAVPIYQTTSYAFDSTQHGADLFDLKVQGNIYTRIMNPTTDVLEKRMTALEGGVGALALASGQAAITYAILTIAESGDNIIATSTLYGGTYNLLAHTLPQYGIQTRFADYREPASFERLIDEHTKAIYAESIGNPLGNVVDIGALADIAHRHGIPLIIDNTVATPYLCRPFEHGADIVVHSLTKYLGGHGNSIGGAIVDSGKFPWAKHKQRFKRLNEPDVSYHGVVYTEALGTAAYIGRARVVPLRNMGAALSPFNSFLILQGIETLALRMDRINDNTLAIARHLAQHRQVEWVQYAALPDNPSKHLVDRYLGGKASGVLSFGIKGGAEAGGRFIDALQLVTRLVNIGDAKSLACHPASTTHRQLSPDELKKAGVSPDMVRLSIGIEHIEDLLADIDQALNKSR, encoded by the coding sequence ATGCGTATTGAAACCCTGGCCGTCCACGGTGGTTACAGCCCCGACCCCACCACCAAGGCGGTTGCCGTCCCGATCTACCAGACCACCAGTTATGCCTTCGATAGTACTCAGCACGGCGCCGATTTGTTCGATCTCAAAGTGCAGGGCAACATCTACACCCGCATCATGAACCCCACCACCGATGTTCTGGAAAAACGGATGACAGCATTGGAAGGCGGCGTTGGCGCCTTGGCGCTGGCGTCCGGCCAGGCGGCCATTACCTATGCCATCCTCACCATTGCCGAATCCGGTGACAACATCATCGCGACCAGCACGTTGTATGGCGGCACTTACAATCTGCTGGCCCACACCTTGCCGCAGTATGGCATTCAAACCCGGTTTGCCGATTATCGTGAACCCGCCAGCTTTGAAAGACTGATTGACGAGCACACGAAGGCAATTTATGCCGAATCCATTGGTAACCCACTGGGTAACGTCGTGGATATTGGCGCCCTGGCTGACATCGCCCATCGACACGGCATTCCGCTGATCATCGACAATACAGTTGCCACACCCTACCTATGTCGGCCATTCGAACATGGCGCTGATATAGTCGTTCACTCCCTGACTAAATATCTGGGTGGTCACGGTAACAGCATTGGCGGTGCCATCGTCGATTCCGGCAAGTTCCCATGGGCAAAGCACAAACAACGCTTCAAACGACTGAATGAGCCGGATGTCAGCTACCACGGCGTAGTCTATACCGAAGCGCTTGGTACCGCTGCCTACATCGGTCGTGCGCGGGTTGTACCACTACGGAATATGGGTGCCGCCCTCAGCCCGTTCAACAGCTTCCTGATCCTGCAAGGTATCGAAACCCTGGCATTACGCATGGATCGTATCAATGACAATACTCTGGCCATCGCCAGACACCTGGCACAGCATCGCCAAGTGGAATGGGTGCAGTACGCCGCGCTGCCAGACAATCCATCCAAGCATCTGGTGGATCGTTACTTAGGTGGCAAGGCATCGGGCGTACTCAGCTTTGGCATCAAAGGAGGGGCGGAAGCCGGCGGGCGTTTTATCGATGCGTTGCAGCTGGTCACCCGTCTGGTCAACATCGGCGATGCCAAATCGCTCGCCTGCCACCCTGCCAGCACCACCCACCGTCAATTGTCGCCAGATGAGCTGAAGAAGGCGGGTGTCAGCCCTGACATGGTACGACTATCGATTGGTATCGAACACATCGAGGATCTATTGGCCGATATCGATCAAGCATTGAACAAATCACGTTGA
- a CDS encoding DUF934 domain-containing protein yields the protein MPKLIKQLTIVDDRFTLLRPADDGSLPAIPAAGDIIVPLTCWQSERDQLTSRKDLIGVWLAPDDDPSEIVADLSHFAVVAVDFPAFTDGRGYSTARLLRERYGYQGELRAVGDVFKDTLFYLARCGFDAFAVRQDKDIVEALKGLSDFTDAYQVSATQSIPLFRRRAALP from the coding sequence ATGCCAAAGCTCATTAAACAACTCACCATTGTCGACGATCGGTTCACACTATTACGACCTGCCGACGATGGCAGCTTGCCGGCCATCCCAGCTGCAGGCGACATCATCGTACCGCTGACCTGCTGGCAATCCGAGCGTGATCAACTGACATCGCGCAAGGACCTGATCGGTGTGTGGCTGGCACCGGATGATGATCCATCAGAGATCGTGGCAGATTTATCACACTTTGCTGTCGTGGCAGTGGATTTTCCTGCCTTTACCGATGGCCGGGGCTACTCTACTGCTAGGCTGCTACGTGAACGTTACGGTTACCAGGGCGAATTACGCGCAGTTGGTGATGTGTTCAAGGATACGTTGTTCTACCTTGCACGCTGCGGATTTGATGCCTTTGCTGTGCGGCAAGACAAAGATATTGTAGAAGCATTGAAAGGCTTGAGTGATTTCACCGATGCCTATCAAGTTTCTGCAACCCAATCAATCCCATTGTTCCGTCGCCGAGCAGCTCTCCCCTAA
- a CDS encoding sulfate ABC transporter substrate-binding protein → MTHHHWFTALALSATLLTQSAIAASVSLLNVSYDPTRELYQDFNKAFAQHYKQKTGDDVSVKTSHGGSGKQGRAVIDGLEADVVTLALAYDIDEIAERAKLIDPAWQKRLPHNASPYTSTIVFLVRKGNPKQIKDWPDLVKPGVQVITPNPKTSGGARWNYLAAWGFALKQPGGSDAKAKDFVQKLYKNVPVLDSGARGSTTTFVERGIGDVLLAWENEALLAIKELGPNKFDIVAPPLSILAEPPVSVVDKNTAKHGTTAVAKAYLDYLYTPTGQEIAAQNYYRPIDAKVAEKYVKQFPAVTLFKIDELFGGWRKAQKTHFTDGGVFDQIYGVK, encoded by the coding sequence ATGACGCACCACCACTGGTTCACTGCACTTGCCCTATCTGCCACGCTGCTAACGCAATCTGCCATTGCCGCCAGTGTCTCGCTATTGAATGTCTCCTATGACCCGACACGTGAGTTGTATCAAGATTTCAACAAGGCATTTGCACAGCATTACAAGCAAAAAACCGGTGACGACGTTTCGGTGAAAACATCACACGGTGGTTCAGGGAAACAAGGACGGGCAGTCATCGACGGCTTGGAAGCCGATGTGGTCACGCTAGCACTGGCTTATGACATCGACGAAATTGCCGAACGCGCCAAACTGATTGATCCCGCCTGGCAAAAGCGCCTGCCACACAATGCCTCACCTTACACGTCCACCATTGTGTTTCTGGTACGAAAAGGCAATCCCAAGCAAATCAAGGATTGGCCCGATCTGGTGAAACCAGGTGTGCAGGTGATCACCCCCAATCCGAAAACCTCTGGTGGAGCGCGCTGGAACTACCTTGCTGCATGGGGCTTTGCCTTGAAGCAACCTGGTGGAAGCGATGCAAAGGCTAAGGATTTCGTACAAAAATTGTATAAGAACGTACCCGTGCTGGATTCAGGTGCACGCGGGTCAACCACCACATTTGTCGAGCGAGGTATTGGCGACGTCTTGCTGGCCTGGGAAAACGAGGCCCTGTTGGCGATCAAGGAATTAGGCCCCAATAAATTCGATATCGTCGCCCCTCCACTGTCAATTCTGGCAGAACCACCCGTCTCGGTAGTAGACAAAAACACCGCAAAACACGGTACCACAGCCGTTGCCAAAGCCTATCTGGACTATCTCTATACGCCAACCGGCCAGGAAATCGCTGCCCAGAACTACTATCGCCCGATTGACGCCAAAGTGGCAGAGAAATACGTCAAACAATTCCCGGCAGTCACCCTGTTCAAAATCGATGAGCTATTTGGCGGCTGGCGAAAGGCCCAGAAAACCCACTTTACCGACGGCGGCGTGTTCGATCAGATCTATGGCGTCAAATAA
- a CDS encoding peroxiredoxin translates to MSLRLGDTAPDFTQDSSEGPIKFHQWLGDSWGVLFSHPADFTPVCTTELGTVAKLKQEFTRRNVKVIALSIDPVPSHHEWIKDINETQQTTVNFPILADDDRKVSLLYDLIHPNASATATVRSVFVIDPAKKVRLIITYPASTGRNFDELLRVIDSLQLTEYHSVATPANWKDGEDVVIVPSLQDPAVIAEKFPKGHKVIKPYLRITPQPNR, encoded by the coding sequence ATGAGTTTGCGTTTAGGCGATACCGCACCGGATTTTACTCAAGACTCCAGCGAAGGTCCGATCAAGTTCCACCAATGGTTGGGTGACAGCTGGGGCGTGCTATTCTCGCATCCCGCTGATTTTACACCGGTTTGCACGACTGAGCTGGGTACAGTAGCAAAGCTGAAGCAGGAGTTTACCCGTCGCAATGTGAAGGTGATCGCACTGTCGATTGATCCTGTCCCATCGCATCATGAGTGGATTAAAGACATCAATGAAACCCAGCAGACCACGGTCAATTTCCCCATTCTGGCAGATGATGACCGCAAGGTGTCGCTGCTGTATGACCTGATCCATCCTAATGCCAGTGCCACGGCGACGGTACGGTCAGTTTTCGTGATTGACCCTGCCAAGAAGGTTCGCCTGATCATCACCTACCCAGCCAGCACGGGTCGTAATTTTGATGAATTGCTGCGGGTGATCGATTCGCTGCAATTGACCGAATATCACAGCGTGGCAACACCGGCCAACTGGAAGGATGGTGAGGATGTAGTGATTGTGCCTTCACTGCAGGATCCGGCCGTGATTGCCGAGAAGTTCCCGAAAGGGCACAAGGTGATCAAGCCTTATCTGCGTATTACGCCCCAACCGAATCGCTGA